From Jiangella mangrovi:
CCCGCGGTGTGACGCACGCCACATGCGGCCGCTGTCAGGAATCATGCCGCTGTCCCGCTCAACTCACGAAGGCCGAACGAACCGACAGGAGCATCGCATGAAGCACCGCATCGTCGTTCTCGGCGCGGGCGATGCCGGGGCCTACGTTGCCGGGAACCTGGCCCGCCGGCTGTCACCGGAGGACACCGAGATCACCGTGGTCAACGCGGCGCCGGACTTCGTCCAGCGGCAGCGGCTGAACCAGCTGGCAGCAGGCCGGGAGGTCGCCGCCCCGCCGCTCACCGAGGTCTTCGACGGCACGGAGATCCGGCTGCGCCTCGCCCGGGTCACCGCCATCGACCCCGAGCGCCGGGTCGTCGCGGTGGCCGACGGCGACGGCGGCGGCGAGATCGGCTACGACACGCTCGTGTATGCGCTCGGCAGCCACATCGCCGACCACGCCGTCACCGGGGCGGCCGAGCACGCCTTCGACGTCGCCAGCCGGCCGTCGGCGCTGCGCCTGCGCGAGCACCTGGACGGCCTCGACGGCCGCGGGCGCGGGCGGGTGCTGGTCGTCGGCGACGGGCTGACCGGCATCGAGACCGCCACCGAGATCGCCGAGGCCCGGCCCGAGCTCTCGGTCTCGCTGCTCGCCCGCGGCGAGCTGGCTGTCCGGCTTGCCCCTGGCGCCCGCGACCACCTGCGCCGGGCCTGCGACCGGCTGCGCATCACCGTGCTCGAGCACACCGACGTCGACGCCGTCGAGGCCACACAGGTGCAGTGCGCCAACGGCACCGTCCTGGCCTCCGACGCGACCGTGTGGACGGCCGGATTCGCAGTCAGCCCCATCGCCGCCGCGAGCGGGCTAGAGGTCACCGACAACGGTCAGATCCTCGTCGACCGCACCATGCGGTCGGTCTCACACCCGGACGTCTACGCCGTCGGCGACAGCGTCTACACCATCGGCGAGAACGGCCGGCAGCTGCCCATGAACTGCGGTTCGGCCGGCTTCACCGGCCGGCAGGCCATCGAGGCGATCGTGGGGCGCCTGACCGGCCGCAAGATCGCACACGTCAAGCTGGTGTACTGGTACAACGCCATCAGCCTCGGACGCCGCGACGGGATCCTGCAGCTGATCGACGGTTCGGCGCAGGCCAGGCGGAGGTTCGTGCGCGGCCGGAAGGCCGTGCGGATCAAGTCCGGCGTCCAGTGGGGTGCGCTGCAGGGCACCATGCACCCGTCGGCTTTCGGCCGGCCCAGGCGTCGGCGCCGTCTTGCTGCCGTCCCGGCCGACTCCGCCCGGACGACGGCCGGGTAAATCTAGGGTGGTCCACGTGGACAGCGCTGCCGCCGATCGCTTCGACGCCGGTCGGTTCGAGGCCAGCCGCCACCGGCTGGCCTCGCTGGCGTACCGGATGCTGGGATCCGCCGCCGACGCCGAGGACGCCGTCCAGGACGCGTTCTTGCACTGGCAAGGCGTTGACCGGCAGCGCATCCAGGTCCCGGAGGCGTGGCTGACCAAGGTCGTCACCAACCTGTGCCTCGACCGGCTCCGCTCGGCGCAGGCCCGCCGCGAACGCACGGCCGGCGCGTGGCTGCCCGAGCCACTGCTGGAGGGCGATCCGATGCTCGGCCCGGCCGGAACCTACGAGCAGCGAGAGTCGGTGTCGCTGGCCGTACTGACGCTGATGGAGCGGCTATCACCCCCCGAACGGGCCGTCTACCTGCTGCGCGAGGCGTTCTCCTACGGCCACGCCGAGATCGCCGAGATCCTTGACATCACCGAGTCGGCCAGTCAACAGCACCTGCACCGCGCCCGGCGTCGCGTCACCGCGTCGCGACCCCGCGGCGGCGAGGTCGACCCGGCGGCGGCCCGCAGGATCGTCGAGGAGTTCTTCACCGCCGCCGCCTCGGGCCGCACCGAACCACTGGTGGCGCTGCTCACCGACGACGCGACGGCGGTCTCCGACGGCGCCGGCCTGACCGAGACGCTGCTGCGCTACGACACCCCGCAGCGCATCGCCGCCATCGCCCGGGCCGGTTTCGCACCCACCCCCGCGAAGCGGCGATTCGCCGGCGGCACGCCCGCCGTCCACTACGCGCTCGTCAACGGTTCCCCCGCCATCCTCTTCGTGCTCGGCGACCAGGTCGTCGGCGCGGTGGCGTTCGACCTCACCGGCGGCAGGATCGCCGCCGTCTGCGGGGTCGCCGCGCCCGACCGCCTCACCCGCCTCGCCGACGCCTGGCGGCGGCACGAGCCGGGCCCGCCACTCGTCACCGAGTGGTGAGCTGGGACGGCGCCGGCTTGGCGGCCCCGACCTCGGGGTCGAGGCCGGCCCAGACGTCGCCCGGGTGTCGCCTGCCGTTCGCCCGGCGTCGGTAGCGTCCTGATCATGCGCACCGCTCTCCTGGCAACGGCCGCACTGGTCGCCCTCGCGACAGGCTGCTCCGGGTCCGACGACGACGCCGCCGGCTGCGACTTCGACACCGAGGAGTGGGCCGGCCTCGACGCCACCGATGACGACCAGGGCGCCCGCAAGGGCGAGCTGGCGGACATGGTCGTCGACTGCGGGCTGCTCGACGACGCCACCCGCGCCGAGACCGCCGAGCTGCTCGGCGAGGGCGGCGCTACCGACGCCACCAGCTGGGAGTACATGACCCAGCCGACGATGATCGACTTCGAGGTGCTGGTGGTCGACTTCGGCCCCGACGACACCGTCACCCGGGTCTACTTCAGCCAGACCTGACGGTTAGGGTCGAGGGCGACCCTCCGGAGGACACGATCACCGACTACACCCAGCAGATCGTCGACGAGTTCCGCGCGAACCGCGGCCGCGTCGGCGGGCCGTTCGAGGGAGCCCGGCTGCTCCTGCTCACCACCACCGGCGCCCGCACCGGCGCCGCGCGCACCGTCCCCGTCGGCTACCTGCCCGACGGCGACGGGAAGGTCGTCGTCATCGGGTCGGCCGGCGGTTCGCCACGGCACCCGGCCTGGTTCCACAACCTCGTCGCCCAGCCGCGCGTGCACGTCGAGGACGGCCTGTTCGCCTACGACGCCGACGCCGCCGTCCTCACCGGGGCGGAGCGCGACGCCGTCTTCGCCCGCGCCGTCGAGGCCGATCCCGGCTGGGCCGGCTACGAGGAGCGCTCCGGCCGCAGGCTGCCCGTCGTCGTGCTGACCCCGGTCCCCGGGCCGCCCGGCGGTCCGGGCATCGACTCCCCCGGCGCGTTCCTGACGACGGTGCAAGAGGCGTTCCGCCGCGAGCTGGCGCTGGTCCGCGCCGAGGTCGCCGCCGCCGGCCCACGGCTCGGCGCGCAGCTGCGGCTGAACTGCCTCAGCGCCTGCCAGGGCCTGCACTTCCACCACACCGGCGAGGACACCGCCATCTTCCCGGCCATCGAGCGGGCCCGGCCCGACCTCGCGGACGTGCTGGCGCGGCTGCGGGCCGAGCACGGCACCGTCGCGACCCTGATCGAGCGGCTCGAGGCGGCGATCCGGGGCGACGACGGCGACAGCCCCGGTCCCGCCGTGCTCGCCGACGTCGACGCGCTGATCGAGCAGCTCGAGGCGCACCTGGACTGGGAGGAGCAGCAGCTCGTCCCCGTCCTCGACGCGCTCTTCTAGCTCCTGCAATGGGCACCTATACCCACCACCAGGACGGCTGGATGGGTACGGTGCCGGGAGGGAGTTTCCCTCGCTATGGCGAGGAAAACTCCCTCCTGACGCGGCGCGAAGGTCGAGTTGCTGCTGTTCTAGCGGTAGTAACTCGACCCCGACGGCGTCAGTCGACCCACCCAGCAGCCTGAGCTCGATGTTGCCGCGCGGCAGCGCACGACGCAGCCGGCTGAGGTGAAGTGGTGCGTAGAGGTGCTAGTTGCGGACTGGTGGCGTCAGTTCTCGGACGTGGCGGCGGCCAGGATGGCGGCCTCGACCTCGGGGTCGAGGCCGACCGCCGGCCGGTCCGGGCGCTGCGGCGCGACGCCGCCGACCGACCGCAGCCAGGCCCAGGTGTCGGCGACGGTCTCCTCGACCGGGCGCGGCGCCAGCCCGGCGGCCAGCGCCCGCGACACGTCGGCGGAGTGCAGCCCGAGCGAGTCGTACTCGTGCCCCGGCGGGATCCAGACCGGCAGGTCGTTCCACGGCACCACCCCGGCCGCGAGAATGACCGAGGGGTCGACCCAGCGCAGCGTCGCCGCCCCGCCGGTGACGGCGACGACGGACGAGAGCAGCGCGCCCATGGTCGTGTGGCCGGGCGTGCTGACGGCGTTGAACACGCCACCCGTCCCGGCCGCGACCGACGACACCAGCCAGGACGCCAGGTCGCGGGCATCGATGTACTGGATCGGCAGGTCCGCCGGTCCGGGCGCCAGCATGGGGCCTCCGAGGGCGGCCCGGCCCAGCCACCACGGCAGCCGACCGATGTCCTCGTACGGGCCGAGGATCAGCCCGGCCCGGGCGATCAGCGCGTGCTCGCCGAACGCCTCGAGGGCGGCCAGCTCGGCGCCGGCCTTCTGCTGACCGTAGTCACCGTCCTCGGCATCGGGCGACGACTCCACCGCCGGCCAGGACTCGTCGGCCCCGGGCGGCACCGGCGGCGCGTACACCGACCGGCTGGACACGTACGCGTAGGTCCCGACCCGCCCGGCCAGCGCCGCGGCGCTGTCGCGGACCGCTCGCGGGATGCCGGACCAGGTGTCGACGACGGCGTCCCACTCGCGCCCGTCGCCCAGCACCGACAGCGACGACGGGTCGAGCCGGTCGCCGCGCAGCACCTCGACGCCGTCGGCGACCGCTCCCCCGGCTCGCCAGCCGCGGTTGAACGTCGTCACCTCCCAGCCGCGCGCCACCGCGTCGTCGACCACCGCACGTCCGACGAACCCCGACCCGCCCAGCACCAGCAACCGCACAGAACCTCCCACGAACTCAGGCCGACAGCGTCGCGTACGCCACCACGCCGCGCCGAAGCGCCCCGGACGCCAGCCGTGCCGTCTCGCGCAGCGGCGTGCCGGACGCGGCGTCGGCGATCTGGTCCAGCAGGTCGAGCAGCTGGCGCACCGCCCGGACGAAGTCGCCCGCGGCCAGCTCGGCGTCGCGCAGCACGACGTCGAGGCGGTGCCCGCTGGC
This genomic window contains:
- a CDS encoding NAD(P)/FAD-dependent oxidoreductase: MKHRIVVLGAGDAGAYVAGNLARRLSPEDTEITVVNAAPDFVQRQRLNQLAAGREVAAPPLTEVFDGTEIRLRLARVTAIDPERRVVAVADGDGGGEIGYDTLVYALGSHIADHAVTGAAEHAFDVASRPSALRLREHLDGLDGRGRGRVLVVGDGLTGIETATEIAEARPELSVSLLARGELAVRLAPGARDHLRRACDRLRITVLEHTDVDAVEATQVQCANGTVLASDATVWTAGFAVSPIAAASGLEVTDNGQILVDRTMRSVSHPDVYAVGDSVYTIGENGRQLPMNCGSAGFTGRQAIEAIVGRLTGRKIAHVKLVYWYNAISLGRRDGILQLIDGSAQARRRFVRGRKAVRIKSGVQWGALQGTMHPSAFGRPRRRRRLAAVPADSARTTAG
- a CDS encoding sigma-70 family RNA polymerase sigma factor, translated to MDSAAADRFDAGRFEASRHRLASLAYRMLGSAADAEDAVQDAFLHWQGVDRQRIQVPEAWLTKVVTNLCLDRLRSAQARRERTAGAWLPEPLLEGDPMLGPAGTYEQRESVSLAVLTLMERLSPPERAVYLLREAFSYGHAEIAEILDITESASQQHLHRARRRVTASRPRGGEVDPAAARRIVEEFFTAAASGRTEPLVALLTDDATAVSDGAGLTETLLRYDTPQRIAAIARAGFAPTPAKRRFAGGTPAVHYALVNGSPAILFVLGDQVVGAVAFDLTGGRIAAVCGVAAPDRLTRLADAWRRHEPGPPLVTEW
- a CDS encoding nitroreductase/quinone reductase family protein — translated: MVDEFRANRGRVGGPFEGARLLLLTTTGARTGAARTVPVGYLPDGDGKVVVIGSAGGSPRHPAWFHNLVAQPRVHVEDGLFAYDADAAVLTGAERDAVFARAVEADPGWAGYEERSGRRLPVVVLTPVPGPPGGPGIDSPGAFLTTVQEAFRRELALVRAEVAAAGPRLGAQLRLNCLSACQGLHFHHTGEDTAIFPAIERARPDLADVLARLRAEHGTVATLIERLEAAIRGDDGDSPGPAVLADVDALIEQLEAHLDWEEQQLVPVLDALF
- a CDS encoding NAD-dependent epimerase/dehydratase family protein, whose amino-acid sequence is MRLLVLGGSGFVGRAVVDDAVARGWEVTTFNRGWRAGGAVADGVEVLRGDRLDPSSLSVLGDGREWDAVVDTWSGIPRAVRDSAAALAGRVGTYAYVSSRSVYAPPVPPGADESWPAVESSPDAEDGDYGQQKAGAELAALEAFGEHALIARAGLILGPYEDIGRLPWWLGRAALGGPMLAPGPADLPIQYIDARDLASWLVSSVAAGTGGVFNAVSTPGHTTMGALLSSVVAVTGGAATLRWVDPSVILAAGVVPWNDLPVWIPPGHEYDSLGLHSADVSRALAAGLAPRPVEETVADTWAWLRSVGGVAPQRPDRPAVGLDPEVEAAILAAATSEN